From the genome of Sphingobacterium kitahiroshimense, one region includes:
- a CDS encoding TonB-dependent receptor domain-containing protein: protein MKLILTILFAISSQLLWAAIGISGKIVNEKNEPMGAVTAYLINSTNDIILKTAITKEDGQYAFENVAAGSYYVEARMIGYSVSRSAVIAFNKTQQQLADLKLSPSTNALAEVTIEGKRPLVENKQGKLILNVENSPLAAGNNGLDIVQRAPGVSLDNDNNLQLMGQSGVKVTIDGRQTYMTGEQLTTLLKSTDGNQIKSVEVIKSRSARDDAEGAVGTINIVMKKNKMEGFNGNFSATAGLGQKFRGNSALSLNYKKNNTTYFGSYSYSDDKYVNRLNIERIISNDGIETLFDQKSNLHIKDRTHTYKFGIEQKTSDRNVMSLQFNGSNNVELNDNDSKSLIGPLTTIDSTLISMTQFKEGFNRYSLNFNNEFKIDSTGKKLVLDLDWSKFKNSKKADYDNRLFNQNDQLIRDPELLRSEMPIGIDIYVAKLDYNQPLNKTSNIETGVKYSNVKSDNNLLFEEQLDNVWTNIVNRSNHFVYKEQIAAGYFDYDNQIGKWGIKAGLRGEYTLSDGHSITENKQVKRNYFDLFPSANLSYDAHENHIFSLGYSRKITRPNYRQLNPFDYFIDKYTSERGNPYLNPQYANELNLNYTLYKKYTVTLGYNAQTDAIVESMGQDSIKKTTWVTRENLGKNNSAFLNLSMPVQIAKFWSSYNNITAVYMNFDGAIAGAVVNNSSFLFQVNSMSTFKLSPSLSAEMNLRYFSPFTYNIYKLESRWDAQIGFTKNFKDKRSSLKLAVSDVFNTSNQNLSTNFSSFNTKIRQNQDRRVARLTYSYKFGNLKNVSKKKSTDNEEKQRAQ from the coding sequence ATGAAACTAATATTAACAATCTTATTTGCAATCAGTAGCCAACTGCTTTGGGCTGCTATTGGAATATCGGGTAAGATCGTAAATGAAAAAAATGAACCTATGGGCGCAGTTACAGCCTATCTGATCAATAGTACTAATGATATTATCTTAAAAACAGCAATTACGAAAGAAGATGGGCAATATGCTTTTGAAAATGTTGCTGCAGGATCTTATTATGTGGAAGCAAGAATGATCGGGTACAGTGTATCCCGATCTGCAGTTATTGCTTTTAATAAAACACAGCAACAGCTTGCAGATTTGAAATTGAGTCCCAGTACAAATGCCTTAGCTGAGGTGACGATCGAAGGCAAGAGGCCATTAGTCGAAAATAAACAAGGGAAATTGATTTTAAATGTCGAGAATTCGCCTTTAGCTGCGGGTAATAATGGACTCGATATCGTACAGCGCGCTCCTGGAGTTAGTTTGGACAACGACAATAATCTGCAGTTAATGGGGCAGTCTGGAGTAAAGGTTACTATCGACGGCCGACAAACTTATATGACTGGAGAACAATTGACTACGCTTTTGAAAAGTACTGATGGAAATCAGATCAAATCTGTTGAAGTAATCAAATCACGTAGTGCGAGGGACGATGCAGAAGGTGCTGTGGGAACGATCAATATCGTGATGAAAAAAAATAAGATGGAGGGATTTAATGGTAATTTCTCTGCCACAGCAGGATTAGGACAGAAGTTTAGAGGTAATTCGGCCTTATCTTTAAATTACAAAAAGAATAATACAACCTATTTTGGATCTTATTCTTATAGTGATGATAAATATGTCAACAGACTAAATATAGAGCGTATCATTTCTAATGACGGCATCGAGACTTTATTTGATCAAAAATCAAATCTGCATATTAAAGATCGTACGCATACATACAAATTTGGCATAGAGCAGAAAACTTCCGATCGGAATGTGATGTCTTTACAATTTAACGGAAGCAATAATGTGGAGCTTAATGATAACGATAGTAAATCTCTCATTGGACCTTTAACGACAATTGATTCGACGTTGATCTCTATGACACAGTTCAAAGAGGGTTTTAATCGTTATTCACTTAATTTCAATAATGAGTTTAAGATCGACTCGACAGGTAAAAAATTGGTACTGGATTTAGATTGGAGTAAATTCAAAAATAGTAAAAAGGCTGATTATGATAATAGATTGTTTAATCAAAACGATCAATTGATACGTGATCCAGAACTATTGCGAAGTGAGATGCCAATAGGAATTGATATATACGTCGCAAAACTGGATTATAATCAACCGCTGAATAAAACCTCGAATATAGAAACCGGCGTGAAGTATTCAAATGTGAAATCTGATAATAATCTTCTGTTTGAAGAGCAACTGGATAATGTCTGGACAAATATCGTCAATAGATCAAATCATTTTGTTTATAAAGAGCAAATTGCCGCAGGTTACTTTGATTATGATAACCAGATCGGTAAATGGGGTATTAAGGCCGGTTTAAGAGGGGAATATACCCTGTCTGATGGACACTCCATTACAGAAAATAAACAGGTTAAACGTAATTACTTTGATCTATTCCCATCAGCTAATTTGAGTTACGATGCGCATGAAAACCATATTTTCTCTTTGGGATATTCACGTAAAATCACAAGACCTAATTATCGTCAACTTAATCCTTTTGATTACTTTATCGATAAGTACACTTCTGAGCGTGGTAATCCTTACTTAAATCCACAGTATGCAAATGAGTTGAATTTGAATTATACTTTATATAAGAAATATACGGTTACATTAGGTTACAATGCGCAGACCGATGCTATCGTGGAAAGTATGGGCCAAGATTCAATTAAGAAAACAACTTGGGTAACGCGTGAAAATCTAGGGAAAAATAATTCGGCATTTTTGAATTTAAGTATGCCAGTTCAGATTGCAAAGTTCTGGTCTTCCTACAACAATATCACGGCTGTATATATGAATTTTGATGGAGCTATTGCAGGAGCGGTGGTTAACAATTCAAGTTTCCTTTTTCAGGTGAATTCAATGAGTACATTTAAGCTGTCACCTTCATTGTCTGCAGAGATGAATCTACGCTACTTTTCACCTTTTACTTATAACATTTATAAATTGGAAAGTCGTTGGGATGCACAAATTGGCTTTACTAAAAACTTTAAAGACAAAAGAAGTTCGCTTAAACTCGCAGTCTCCGATGTCTTTAATACAAGTAATCAAAACCTATCAACGAATTTCTCATCTTTCAATACAAAGATTCGACAGAATCAGGACCGAAGAGTGGCACGTTTAACCTACTCTTATAAGTTTGGAAATTTGAAAAATGTGAGTAAGAAGAAGAGCACAGATAATGAAGAAAAACAGCGTGCCCAATAA
- a CDS encoding PspC domain-containing protein → MNKTIIININSIVFHIEEDAYDVLRNYMIDIKKHFGSSEDSKEILEDIENRIAEMFTEKIQLGIKEVLNMDDVNAVIAQMGSVSDFEINDTDQQYSDQKTNQAYSTFRTGKKLMRDPEDKVISGVCSGLGHYFGIEARWIRLLFVLFVVIFGSGFLVYIILWIVMPIAITRADRMEMRGESPNIQNFKRSFEEELSGLKENFSGAGNTFNRGVENAGTAFGEIIKIFAKVIGLIVAFSIGLSLISLLIALIFFSLGIAGVTDRGIIEPLNLIDPQQAPWALTAAFLAIAIPFAGLFYLIIRLLFDRKPMNNYLTTSLFLVWLISLGSIIYYAGSVAKDFREESMIVEEKPLAPRSIYRINARDVRVIKINGDHGRSNLKIRGTNLSEYLQDDIRIRFERVDSTQMPYIKYEYSAKGANYNLATKRASAINYKAVQDSANIIFDSHFKLGEKELYRDQKVNVTIYLPVGAKVMLNRDLERNYADISYWECYDRYENHDIKETEWVMTNLGLKCALPEKSEPETESDDVTDENVITVDTAVIRKDTIISISPTGVVVETKGKKK, encoded by the coding sequence ATGAACAAGACTATAATTATCAATATAAATAGTATCGTTTTTCATATAGAAGAGGACGCATATGATGTGTTGCGCAATTATATGATTGATATTAAAAAGCATTTCGGAAGTTCGGAAGACAGCAAAGAGATTTTGGAAGATATCGAAAATCGTATTGCAGAGATGTTTACAGAGAAGATTCAACTTGGAATCAAAGAAGTACTGAATATGGATGATGTCAATGCCGTCATCGCACAGATGGGAAGTGTGAGTGATTTTGAGATCAACGATACGGATCAACAGTATTCAGATCAAAAAACAAATCAGGCATACAGCACTTTTCGTACGGGTAAAAAGTTGATGCGTGATCCAGAAGATAAGGTAATCAGTGGTGTGTGTAGTGGTCTGGGACATTATTTTGGCATAGAGGCTCGATGGATTAGACTTTTATTTGTGTTATTCGTTGTAATCTTCGGTTCAGGATTTCTGGTGTATATTATCTTGTGGATTGTAATGCCAATCGCAATTACCAGAGCAGATCGTATGGAAATGCGCGGAGAGTCGCCTAATATCCAGAATTTTAAACGAAGTTTTGAAGAGGAATTGAGCGGTCTAAAAGAGAATTTCTCTGGTGCCGGCAACACATTCAATAGAGGTGTAGAAAATGCTGGAACAGCATTTGGAGAGATCATTAAAATCTTTGCAAAAGTGATCGGTCTGATCGTTGCTTTTTCAATAGGCTTAAGCTTAATATCGCTGTTAATTGCCTTGATCTTTTTTAGCTTGGGTATAGCAGGCGTAACGGACCGAGGGATTATTGAACCGTTAAATTTGATCGATCCTCAGCAGGCTCCATGGGCATTAACGGCAGCATTCTTGGCAATTGCAATTCCATTTGCAGGTTTATTTTACCTCATTATTCGCTTGTTGTTTGACCGCAAGCCGATGAATAATTACTTAACGACTTCTTTATTTCTAGTCTGGTTAATTTCTTTAGGTAGCATTATTTATTATGCAGGTTCGGTGGCTAAAGATTTTAGAGAAGAAAGTATGATCGTAGAAGAAAAACCTTTGGCTCCAAGATCTATCTATCGTATCAATGCCCGTGATGTTCGTGTCATCAAAATAAATGGAGATCACGGCCGTTCAAATCTAAAAATCAGAGGTACTAACTTATCCGAATATCTTCAGGATGATATCCGAATTCGATTTGAAAGGGTAGATTCAACGCAAATGCCTTATATCAAATATGAGTATTCGGCAAAAGGAGCTAATTATAATTTGGCAACTAAACGTGCGTCTGCAATCAATTATAAAGCCGTTCAGGATAGCGCGAACATTATTTTTGATAGCCACTTTAAATTAGGTGAGAAAGAATTATATAGAGATCAAAAAGTGAATGTTACGATCTACCTTCCTGTTGGTGCAAAAGTAATGCTGAACAGGGATTTAGAGCGCAATTATGCCGATATATCTTACTGGGAATGCTATGATCGTTATGAAAATCATGATATCAAAGAAACGGAATGGGTGATGACAAATTTGGGTTTGAAATGTGCTCTTCCTGAAAAATCTGAACCTGAAACTGAATCGGATGATGTGACGGACGAAAATGTGATAACTGTAGACACAGCAGTTATCAGAAAAGATACCATTATCAGTATTTCTCCTACTGGTGTGGTGGTTGAAACAAAAGGAAAGAAAAAATAA
- a CDS encoding PadR family transcriptional regulator, whose product MIAENTQIQMRKGILEYCILSIISRGEIYASDIISELKKAQLLVVEGTLYPLLTRLKNNGLLSYIWKESTSGPPRKYYEITAEGIQVLERLDVTWKELVFAVETSLADRINTIDKSI is encoded by the coding sequence ATGATAGCTGAAAATACACAAATACAGATGCGGAAAGGAATACTGGAATATTGTATTCTTTCTATTATTTCCCGAGGGGAAATATATGCGTCGGATATCATCAGCGAACTGAAAAAAGCACAGCTCTTGGTTGTAGAGGGAACTTTATATCCTTTGTTGACTAGGCTTAAAAATAACGGTTTGCTGAGTTATATATGGAAGGAATCAACTTCTGGACCTCCACGTAAATATTATGAAATCACAGCAGAAGGAATACAGGTTCTTGAGCGATTGGATGTTACATGGAAAGAACTGGTTTTTGCAGTGGAGACATCTCTAGCGGACAGAATTAATACAATTGACAAATCAATATAA
- a CDS encoding VanZ family protein, producing the protein MIRLLLDYKWVMLWAVVVIALCCMPGQSFEKVPSYPGMDKLVHAGMFFVFCTLIYNGVLVQFKGRPTKWLPVIVVSILGILFALLTEALQLYIFTYRSGDWWDLFADSVGIGMSGFAYLLFYVRRKK; encoded by the coding sequence ATGATAAGATTATTATTAGATTATAAGTGGGTAATGCTTTGGGCTGTAGTGGTTATAGCACTGTGTTGTATGCCAGGACAAAGTTTTGAGAAAGTTCCTTCCTATCCGGGGATGGATAAGCTCGTTCACGCAGGTATGTTTTTCGTATTTTGTACGTTAATTTATAATGGTGTATTGGTTCAGTTCAAAGGTCGCCCTACAAAATGGCTTCCCGTTATTGTTGTAAGTATTTTAGGTATCCTTTTCGCCTTACTGACTGAAGCATTGCAATTGTATATATTCACCTATAGATCTGGTGATTGGTGGGATCTCTTCGCAGATAGTGTAGGCATTGGTATGTCGGGTTTTGCTTACTTGCTTTTTTACGTGAGACGTAAAAAGTAA
- a CDS encoding ComF family protein, with protein MRNQLFLYLSDFLALFFPKICAGCGHVLVSQERYICTSCLFHLPITDFHLDLNNQVARQLWGKFPFEHASALFLLQQDSRVERILYQIKYANQPQLAYFLGRKYGETLSNSHTFQDIDVIVPVPLHKKKLKKRGYNQSFYLAKGLGIALSKPVLEHGLTRVGEGASQTKKSRLERYDNVQDVFFCPDETMLADKHVLLVDDVLTTGATLTAAAEKLVAAGCRISVLTLARA; from the coding sequence ATGAGAAACCAATTATTTCTTTATTTATCAGACTTTTTAGCCTTATTTTTCCCAAAAATTTGTGCAGGCTGTGGCCATGTTTTAGTTAGTCAAGAAAGGTATATCTGTACTTCTTGTCTATTTCATTTACCGATCACAGATTTTCATTTAGATCTTAATAATCAAGTTGCGCGCCAATTGTGGGGGAAATTTCCATTTGAGCATGCTTCGGCTCTATTTCTGTTGCAGCAGGACTCGCGGGTAGAGCGAATACTTTATCAAATCAAATATGCCAATCAACCTCAACTTGCATATTTCCTTGGAAGGAAATATGGTGAGACGCTGTCTAACAGTCACACTTTTCAGGATATTGATGTCATTGTGCCCGTTCCTTTGCATAAAAAGAAGTTGAAGAAAAGGGGCTATAATCAATCCTTTTATTTAGCAAAAGGCCTTGGTATTGCATTGTCAAAACCCGTTTTGGAACATGGATTAACGCGAGTTGGTGAAGGGGCAAGTCAAACCAAAAAATCAAGATTGGAACGATATGACAACGTTCAAGATGTGTTTTTTTGCCCAGATGAAACTATGCTAGCAGATAAACATGTGCTCTTGGTAGATGATGTATTGACCACAGGAGCTACATTAACCGCCGCCGCGGAAAAACTTGTTGCGGCGGGTTGTCGCATTTCTGTACTGACCTTAGCCCGAGCTTAG
- the rlmN gene encoding 23S rRNA (adenine(2503)-C(2))-methyltransferase RlmN, translated as MTEKSKIIDIRSLSIDQIKEKLTEMGEQGFRAKQIYEWIWAKSCVDFDLMSNLSKPLREKLKENFVIRAVKVKQSQVSSDRTIKSSFTLYDGNVIEGVLIPAPERMTACVSSQVGCSLTCKFCATGYMDRKRNLNADEIYDQVVLIAKQAEEKYQQPLTNIVYMGMGEPLLNYANMMKSVERITSPDGLNMAAKRITVSTAGIAKMIKKLGDDEVRFNLALSLHAANDKKRNEIMPINEQNTLEALADALKYFYAKTKSPITFEYIVFDNFNDELEDAKELARFCKNVPCKVNIIEYNPISLASFVNADADKIEVFANYLKNQGIITNVRRSRGKDIDAACGQLAIKDKEAQEA; from the coding sequence GTGACTGAGAAAAGTAAAATAATTGATATTCGTAGTCTGTCGATAGATCAGATTAAAGAGAAGCTTACTGAAATGGGTGAGCAAGGGTTCCGTGCAAAGCAAATTTACGAATGGATTTGGGCAAAATCCTGTGTGGATTTTGATTTGATGAGCAACCTAAGTAAACCTTTAAGGGAAAAGCTAAAAGAGAATTTTGTTATTCGTGCTGTTAAAGTCAAACAATCACAGGTCAGTTCTGATAGAACGATCAAAAGTAGTTTTACTTTGTATGATGGAAATGTGATTGAGGGTGTATTGATCCCTGCTCCAGAACGTATGACTGCTTGTGTGAGCTCTCAAGTTGGATGTAGTTTGACCTGTAAATTTTGTGCCACGGGTTATATGGATCGTAAACGTAATCTGAATGCAGATGAAATTTATGATCAAGTTGTTTTGATCGCAAAACAAGCCGAAGAGAAATATCAGCAACCATTGACCAACATTGTTTATATGGGGATGGGTGAACCACTCTTGAACTATGCGAATATGATGAAGTCGGTAGAGCGTATTACCTCGCCAGATGGTTTGAATATGGCGGCAAAACGGATCACAGTATCTACCGCTGGTATTGCTAAAATGATTAAAAAATTAGGGGATGACGAAGTCCGATTTAATTTAGCATTGTCTTTACATGCCGCAAATGATAAAAAGCGTAATGAGATTATGCCCATCAATGAGCAAAATACATTAGAAGCATTAGCAGATGCATTGAAGTATTTTTATGCGAAGACAAAAAGTCCAATAACCTTTGAATACATCGTTTTTGATAATTTTAATGATGAGCTGGAGGATGCTAAAGAGTTAGCAAGATTTTGTAAAAATGTTCCTTGTAAGGTTAATATTATTGAATACAATCCTATTTCTTTAGCAAGTTTTGTCAATGCCGATGCCGATAAGATTGAGGTATTTGCTAATTATCTGAAAAATCAAGGTATTATTACGAATGTGCGTAGAAGCCGTGGTAAAGATATTGACGCCGCTTGTGGTCAGTTAGCAATTAAAGATAAAGAAGCTCAAGAGGCTTAA
- a CDS encoding GNAT family N-acetyltransferase, with translation MEIQKLEHKHYPDVARIYQQAIDAGNITLATKTSSWKDWDKDHLENMRFVAIENNTIIGWVALSPVLQRTGYHGVTELSIYIDQGHQGKGIGKVLMQHIIDTSENAGIWTIMSFIFPENDKSILLHKKFGFKLLGTQQKAAQLKGIWMDNCILERRSALI, from the coding sequence ATGGAAATACAGAAACTAGAACACAAGCATTATCCCGATGTTGCCCGCATTTACCAGCAGGCAATCGATGCAGGAAACATCACTTTAGCGACAAAAACTAGTTCTTGGAAAGATTGGGATAAAGATCATCTCGAAAATATGCGCTTTGTTGCCATTGAGAACAATACTATAATCGGTTGGGTAGCATTATCTCCTGTACTACAGCGAACAGGCTACCATGGTGTAACCGAATTAAGTATTTATATCGATCAGGGTCATCAAGGCAAAGGAATTGGCAAAGTATTGATGCAGCATATTATTGACACTTCTGAAAACGCGGGCATATGGACGATCATGTCCTTTATTTTTCCTGAAAATGATAAAAGTATCTTGTTGCACAAAAAATTCGGATTTAAATTATTAGGCACGCAGCAAAAAGCGGCCCAGCTAAAGGGAATTTGGATGGACAACTGCATTTTAGAGCGGCGGTCAGCACTAATATAA